One region of Salvia miltiorrhiza cultivar Shanhuang (shh) chromosome 3, IMPLAD_Smil_shh, whole genome shotgun sequence genomic DNA includes:
- the LOC131018076 gene encoding pectin acetylesterase 7-like isoform X4 translates to MAAQGFVFCALLLLIAHHVGADEVPFTEVVNAYQRNAVCLDGSAAGYHLASGYGDGAKNWIVYLKGGGWCEDNQACQRNKTTSVGSSRGINFVNLTGILNQSPDVNPDFYNWNRVYVIYCDQASFLGDSSIGQGVTQLDFRGSRIYDAVIDDLLAKGMNCADNAILAGRSAGGLATILHCDEFRARLPNASRVKCISDAGFFIRASDLPNADFRQGFYASIIKFHNLSSFLPRSCTERIDPNLCLFPEYFVGDVQTPLFLLNSAFDFYQIQNNLVPRTSPDWEKWNKGLLDLHNSPDAQKKLIKDFGMAFLNAIMELPDNPSRGLFIYPCFTHSVTTSTNDQQYTIDPFWNPNSTIKLENMNMLQAVSNWYFEDSSIKLIESFDFLQYC, encoded by the exons TTTGTTTAGACGGGTCGGCCGCTGGGTACCATCTTGCATCTGGATATGGAGATGGAGCGAAAAACTGGATAGTCTATCTAAAG GGAGGTGGATGGTGCGAAGACAACCAGGCGTGCCAACGCAACAAAACTACGTCAGTTGGGAGTAGTCGAGGCATAAACTTTGTTAATCTCACTGGAATTCTTAACCAAAGCCCTGATGTAAATCCAG ATTTTTATAATTGGAATAGAGTCTACGTTATCTACTGTGACCAAGCGTCATTTCTCGGAGACTCCTCGATTGGTCAA GGAGTAACGCAACTCGACTTCAGAGGGTCTCGGATTTATGATGCTGTCATAGATGACCTTCTAGCAAAAGGGATGAATTGTGCAGATAAT GCTATACTTGCTGGCAGATCGGCCGGAGGTCTAGCGACAATCTTGCATTGTGATGAATTTCGAGCACGTCTGCCAAACGCAAGCAGGGTTAAATGCATTTCAGATGCCGGATTTTTCATTCGAGCTAGC GATCTTCCCAATGCCGACTTCAGACAAGGGTTTTATGCATCGATCATCAAGTTCCAT aatTTATCGAGCTTTTTGCCCAGGTCGTGCACTGAGAGGATAGATCCTAATTTG TGCCTTTTTCCGGAATACTTTGTTGGGGATGTCCAAACTCCACTATTCCTTTTGAATAGTGCCTTTGATTTCTACCAG ATTCAAAATAATTTGGTGCCTCGAACTTCTCCTGATTGGGAGAAATGGAATAAGGGGTTGCTTGATTTGCATAATAGCCCAGATGCTCAAAAGAAACTTATAAAGG ATTTTGGGATGGCATTCTTGAATGCAATTATGGAACTCCCCGATAATCCATCACGCGGTCTCTTCATATACCCATGCTTTACTCATTCTGTTACCACATCTACAAACGATCAACAATATACGATTGATCCGTTTTGGAACCCTAATTCCACAATCAAATTAGAAAATATG aaCATGTTGCAAGCCGTAAGTAATTGGTACTTTGAAGACAGTTCGATCAAGCTCAtcgaaagttttgattttttgcaATATTGCTAA
- the LOC131018076 gene encoding pectin acetylesterase 7-like isoform X3 codes for MAAQGFVFCALLLLIAHHVGADEVPFTEVVNAYQRNAVCLDGSAAGYHLASGYGDGAKNWIVYLKGGGWCEDNQACQRNKTTSVGSSRGINFVNLTGILNQSPDVNPDFYNWNRVYVIYCDQASFLGDSSIGQGVTQLDFRGSRIYDAVIDDLLAKGMNCADNAILAGRSAGGLATILHCDEFRARLPNASRVKCISDAGFFIRAKDLPNADFRQGFYASIIKFHNLSSFLPRSCTERIDPNLCLFPEYFVGDVQTPLFLLNSAFDFYQIQNNLVPRTSPDWEKWNKGLLDLHNSPDAQKKLIKDFGMAFLNAIMELPDNPSRGLFIYPCFTHSVTTSTNDQQYTIDPFWNPNSTIKLENMNMLQAVSNWYFEDSSIKLIESFDFLQYC; via the exons TTTGTTTAGACGGGTCGGCCGCTGGGTACCATCTTGCATCTGGATATGGAGATGGAGCGAAAAACTGGATAGTCTATCTAAAG GGAGGTGGATGGTGCGAAGACAACCAGGCGTGCCAACGCAACAAAACTACGTCAGTTGGGAGTAGTCGAGGCATAAACTTTGTTAATCTCACTGGAATTCTTAACCAAAGCCCTGATGTAAATCCAG ATTTTTATAATTGGAATAGAGTCTACGTTATCTACTGTGACCAAGCGTCATTTCTCGGAGACTCCTCGATTGGTCAA GGAGTAACGCAACTCGACTTCAGAGGGTCTCGGATTTATGATGCTGTCATAGATGACCTTCTAGCAAAAGGGATGAATTGTGCAGATAAT GCTATACTTGCTGGCAGATCGGCCGGAGGTCTAGCGACAATCTTGCATTGTGATGAATTTCGAGCACGTCTGCCAAACGCAAGCAGGGTTAAATGCATTTCAGATGCCGGATTTTTCATTCGAGC AAAGGATCTTCCCAATGCCGACTTCAGACAAGGGTTTTATGCATCGATCATCAAGTTCCAT aatTTATCGAGCTTTTTGCCCAGGTCGTGCACTGAGAGGATAGATCCTAATTTG TGCCTTTTTCCGGAATACTTTGTTGGGGATGTCCAAACTCCACTATTCCTTTTGAATAGTGCCTTTGATTTCTACCAG ATTCAAAATAATTTGGTGCCTCGAACTTCTCCTGATTGGGAGAAATGGAATAAGGGGTTGCTTGATTTGCATAATAGCCCAGATGCTCAAAAGAAACTTATAAAGG ATTTTGGGATGGCATTCTTGAATGCAATTATGGAACTCCCCGATAATCCATCACGCGGTCTCTTCATATACCCATGCTTTACTCATTCTGTTACCACATCTACAAACGATCAACAATATACGATTGATCCGTTTTGGAACCCTAATTCCACAATCAAATTAGAAAATATG aaCATGTTGCAAGCCGTAAGTAATTGGTACTTTGAAGACAGTTCGATCAAGCTCAtcgaaagttttgattttttgcaATATTGCTAA
- the LOC131018080 gene encoding uncharacterized protein LOC131018080 isoform X2, which produces MLYVLFPQSLCQIRVVVHLPESPHSDSPLLSCFSFPSTEIFNKEELNSLKVFREIHKFVEATLLKNVLDQILQALLHSQGINLQAEPIRGKLGDGVVGQ; this is translated from the exons ATGCTTTATGTCCTTTTTCCTCAAAGTTTATGCCAAATTCGAGTTGTCGTTCACCTGCCGGAATCGCCACATTCTGATTCTCCTTTGCTCTCTTGCTTCTCCTTTCCTTCAACAG AAATTTTCAACAAGGAAGAACTTAATAGCTTGAAAG TATTCAGGGAAATCCACAAATTTGTGGAAGCCACTCTGCTGAAAAATGTTCTGGATCAAATCTTGCAAGCCCTCTTGCATTCTCAAGGAATCAATCTTCAG GCAGAACCAATTCGAGGGAAGCTGGGAGATGGTGTCGTGGGGCAGTGA
- the LOC131018077 gene encoding uncharacterized protein LOC131018077 has translation MFLSKPEAVPADCNDPRWQWFKGYLGALDGTYVSVMVGNEDKPRYRTRKGQISTNVLGVCDRKLNFSYVLAGWEGSAADSRILRDAISRPHGLKVPKGKYYLCDNGYANSDGFLTPFKGVRYHLKEWGPNNARPQNKEELFNLRHSKATNAIERAFGILKMRWGILRSPSFYPIRVQNRLIMEAFLLNNFIRMEMPVDPIEQQLDAMPQDNDATLDGTSDEFVDEVDSSPQWNAARNALAEAMWLQYVNNN, from the exons ATGTTCTTATCCAAGCCAGAGGCTGTTCCCGCGGATTGCAATGATCCACGATGGCAGTGGTTTAAG GGCTATTTAGGGGCATTAGACGGCACGTATGTCAGTGTCATGGTTGGTAACGAGGACAAACCTCGATATAGAACAAGAAAAGGGCAAATATCAACGAATGTGTTAGGTGTATGCGATCGGAAGTTGAATTTCAGTTATGTTTTAGCCGGTTGGGAAGGTTCGGCTGCGGACTCTAGAATCTTACGAGATGCAATTAGTAGACCTCATGGCCTTAAGGTCCCaaagg GGAAGTACTACTTGTGTGACAATGGTTACGCGAATAGTGATGGTTTCCTAACGCCGTTCAAGGGCGTTAGGTACCATTTAAAAGAATGGGGACCAAACAATGCACGCCCACAAAATAAAGAGGAGCTTTTTAACTTGAGACATAGTAAAGCAACGAACGCCATAGAGAGAGCCTTTGGGATCTTGAAGATGAGATGGGGTATATTAAGATCGCCATCCTTTTATCCAATTCGAGTGCAAAATCGACTTATAATGGAAGCATTTTTACTTAACAATTTCATTCGGATGGAAATGCCAGTAGATCCTATTGAGCAGCAACTAGATGCCATGCCCCAAGACAATGATGCAACATTAGATGGGACATCCGATGAATTTGTAGATGAAGTTGATAGTTCCCCCCAATGGAACGCGGCGAGGAATGCCTTAGCCGAGGCAATGTGGTTACAATATGTGAATAACAATTAG
- the LOC131018080 gene encoding probable LRR receptor-like serine/threonine-protein kinase At2g23950 isoform X1, whose amino-acid sequence MGTTGESQFRIELEMISLAVHRNLLRIIGYCATPNERFLVYPYMSNGSVAARLRGEPTLDWTTRKKIAVGAARGLLYLHEHCDTKIIYRNVKAANVLLDEHYEAVVGDFGLAKLLDHGESHVTTTVMLFEFMLC is encoded by the exons ATGGGAACTACAGGGGAATCACAGTTCAGAATTGAGCTGGAGATGATCAGTCTAGCAGTCCATCGCAATCTGCTTCGTATAATAGGCTACTGCGCCACCCCAAATGAGAGGTTTCTTGTGTATCCTTATATGTCTAATGGGAGTGTGGCGGCAAGACTTAGAG GGGAACCGACTCTAGATTGGACGACGAGGAAGAAGATTGCAGTGGGAGCTGCAAGGGGGCTGCTGTATCTCCATGAGCACTGTGATACCAAGATAATCTACAGGAATGTGAAGGCTGCAAACGTGCTGCTAGATGAGCACTATGAGGCCGTTGTGGGTGATTTCGGGCTTGCAAAGCTGCTGGATCATGGCGAATCCCATGTGACTACAACAGTTATGTTGTTTGAATttatgttgtgttga